In Gemmatimonadaceae bacterium, the following are encoded in one genomic region:
- the nuoL gene encoding NADH-quinone oxidoreductase subunit L, with translation MDHVLALIVLLPLTGFLLNGVLNTALGGRTGTERLAGIIGCAFPLAAFALSVLAVLQLQANGFAPVNEPLYRWAAVGDLTFDIAFHLDRLSAVMLLVVTGVGTVIHVYSTGYMHGDRSFGRFFAYLNLFLFFMLLLVLGRSLLVLFAGWEGVGLASYLLIGFWFDDAANARAGRKAFITNRIGDAAFLLGMFLLHRAFGTFDMDTINGAFLTGNGALLVSANLVGVLLLIGATGKSAQIPLYVWLPDAMAGPTPVSALIHAATMVTAGVYLVARLSGVFMHAPAASAVMAVIGVATAFLAATIAIVQTDIKKVLAYSTISQLGFMFLALGVGAYGVAIFHVVTHAFFKACLFLGAGSVIHALGGEQDVRKMGGLRTKIPLTFWTFAIATAAIAGIPGLAGFFSKDEILWYAFASSRGGAPWLWAVAAATALLTAIYMFRLLWLTFLGPSRMSHEVEHHVHESPPSMTGVLLLLAVLSAVGGYVSVPHFLEPMLGLPPVVESREHLETLLLGVSVVLAFAGLGIAAWFYGRPSRAESVKQSLLPLHRLLSGKYFVDELYERLFVTPLAWVSEHVFLRGGDKLVLDGTLHGIAALAQRTAGLFGRLQTGSLHLYALMVMAGIVGALLWSWNRG, from the coding sequence ATGGATCACGTGCTGGCGCTGATCGTCCTCCTGCCGCTCACCGGGTTCCTGCTGAACGGGGTGCTCAACACCGCCCTCGGCGGGCGCACCGGCACCGAGCGGCTCGCAGGCATCATCGGCTGTGCCTTCCCGCTGGCCGCCTTCGCGCTGTCGGTGCTGGCGGTGCTGCAGCTCCAGGCGAACGGCTTCGCCCCGGTCAACGAGCCGCTCTACCGCTGGGCGGCCGTCGGCGACCTGACCTTCGACATCGCGTTCCACCTCGACCGCCTCAGCGCCGTGATGCTGCTGGTGGTCACGGGGGTGGGCACGGTGATCCACGTCTACTCCACCGGCTACATGCACGGGGACCGGAGCTTCGGGCGCTTCTTCGCGTACCTGAACCTGTTCCTGTTCTTCATGCTGCTGCTGGTGCTGGGGCGCTCGCTGCTGGTGCTCTTCGCCGGCTGGGAGGGCGTGGGGCTGGCCTCGTACCTGCTGATCGGCTTCTGGTTCGACGATGCGGCCAACGCGCGCGCGGGACGCAAGGCGTTCATCACCAACCGCATCGGTGACGCCGCGTTCCTGCTCGGCATGTTCCTCCTGCACCGGGCCTTCGGCACCTTCGACATGGACACCATCAACGGCGCGTTCCTGACCGGGAACGGCGCCCTGCTGGTGTCGGCGAACCTGGTGGGGGTGCTGCTGCTGATCGGTGCGACGGGCAAGTCGGCGCAGATCCCGCTCTACGTGTGGCTGCCCGACGCCATGGCCGGCCCGACGCCGGTCTCGGCGCTGATCCATGCCGCCACGATGGTGACCGCCGGTGTCTACCTGGTCGCGCGGCTGTCGGGCGTGTTCATGCACGCCCCGGCGGCGTCGGCGGTGATGGCGGTGATCGGCGTGGCCACGGCGTTCCTCGCCGCCACCATCGCGATCGTCCAGACCGACATCAAGAAGGTCCTGGCCTACTCCACCATCTCGCAGCTCGGCTTCATGTTCCTGGCGCTGGGCGTGGGCGCCTACGGCGTGGCGATCTTCCACGTCGTGACGCACGCCTTCTTCAAGGCCTGCCTCTTCCTCGGCGCCGGCAGCGTGATCCACGCGCTCGGCGGCGAGCAGGATGTGCGGAAGATGGGTGGGCTGCGCACGAAGATCCCGCTCACCTTCTGGACCTTCGCCATCGCCACCGCCGCCATTGCCGGCATCCCCGGGCTGGCCGGCTTCTTCTCGAAGGACGAGATCCTCTGGTACGCCTTCGCCAGCAGCCGCGGCGGGGCACCGTGGCTCTGGGCCGTGGCCGCCGCGACGGCGCTGCTGACGGCCATCTACATGTTCCGGCTGCTGTGGCTCACGTTCCTCGGTCCCTCGCGCATGAGCCACGAGGTGGAGCACCATGTGCACGAGTCGCCGCCGTCGATGACGGGCGTGCTGCTGCTGCTGGCCGTCCTCTCGGCGGTGGGGGGCTACGTCTCGGTGCCGCACTTCCTCGAGCCGATGCTGGGGCTGCCACCGGTGGTGGAGTCGCGTGAGCACCTCGAGACGCTGCTGCTGGGTGTGTCGGTGGTGCTGGCGTTCGCCGGCCTGGGCATCGCGGCCTGGTTCTACGGCAGGCCCTCGCGCGCCGAGTCGGTGAAGCAGTCGTTGCTGCCGCTGCACCGGCTGCTGTCGGGGAAGTACTTCGTGGACGAGCTGTACGAACGCCTGTTCGTGACGCCGCTGGCGTGGGTGAGCGAGCATGTGTTCCTGCGCGGCGGCGACAAGCTGGTGCTGGACGGCACGCTCCACGGCATCGCCGCGCTGGCGCAGCGGACGGCCGGCCTCTTCGGGCGCCTGCAGACGGGCAGCCTGCACCTCTACGCCCTGATGGTCATGGCCGGAATCGTGGGCGCGCTGCTGTGGAGCTGGAACCGTGGCTGA
- the nuoK gene encoding NADH-quinone oxidoreductase subunit NuoK, with product MDKHQFLLWLSLGLFSLGLLGVVIRRNALVMLMCMELMLNGVNLSLVSFSQQRGDAAGAVLVFLVFVVATAEIALAIPIVLLLVRQTRSMDIERYTDLKG from the coding sequence ATGGATAAGCACCAGTTCCTCCTCTGGCTCTCGCTCGGGCTCTTCTCGCTCGGCCTGCTCGGCGTGGTGATCCGGCGCAACGCGCTGGTGATGCTGATGTGCATGGAGCTCATGCTCAACGGCGTGAACCTCAGCCTCGTGTCGTTCTCGCAGCAGCGCGGCGACGCGGCGGGGGCCGTGCTGGTGTTCCTCGTCTTCGTCGTGGCCACCGCCGAGATCGCGCTGGCGATTCCCATTGTCCTGCTGCTGGTGCGACAGACGCGCTCCATGGACATCGAGCGGTACACCGACTTGAAAGGATAA
- a CDS encoding NADH-quinone oxidoreductase subunit J, giving the protein MLYLFGIIAFVAAGSMLFLRQPMRVALALITTMVMLGGIYGLLGVHFIAAFQVLIYVGAVMVFMVYVIMLLELREAGADRRFSRWRIPGLTMFVLLAAALGVGTWRGAAPAVAAGAAGAFSMTGFSSAFLTRYWLEFELTSVFLVAAIVAALAVIRTSRRANG; this is encoded by the coding sequence ATGCTCTACCTGTTCGGCATCATCGCCTTCGTGGCGGCGGGTTCGATGCTCTTCCTCCGGCAGCCCATGCGCGTGGCGCTGGCCCTGATCACGACGATGGTCATGCTCGGCGGGATCTACGGGCTGCTCGGCGTGCACTTCATCGCGGCATTCCAGGTGCTGATCTACGTGGGCGCCGTGATGGTGTTCATGGTCTACGTCATCATGCTGCTGGAGCTGCGCGAGGCCGGCGCCGACCGGCGGTTCTCACGCTGGCGGATCCCCGGCCTGACGATGTTCGTGCTGCTGGCGGCGGCACTCGGCGTGGGCACCTGGCGCGGTGCGGCGCCGGCGGTGGCGGCCGGCGCGGCGGGGGCGTTCTCGATGACCGGGTTCTCGTCGGCCTTCCTGACCCGCTACTGGCTCGAGTTCGAGCTCACGTCGGTCTTCCTCGTGGCGGCGATCGTGGCCGCCCTCGCGGTGATCCGCACCAGCCGGCGCGCCAATGGATAA